A single window of Sphingobacteriales bacterium DNA harbors:
- a CDS encoding NAD-dependent epimerase/dehydratase family protein, whose product MKNILITGGAGFIGSNLSLKLIEKGYNITIVDSLLPQIHGEQPEISSPLYVSIKNKVNFIHADVAIVDDSFWLDVLKNQDIIVHFAAETGTGQSMYQLNRYNQTNVMGTSKLLQALQNKNHQIQKVVVASSRAVYGEGKYFSESIQQFVYPKHRAEIDMLHGDFECKCPITNQSVTLCATTEDSMIQPNSIYGLNKYEQEKSIEIICSSMDIPFVAFRYQNVYGVGQSLSNPYTGILAVFSNRIRANQPILIFEDGQESRDFVYIDDVVDATILGIESDSANNQVFNVGNGVATSVIDVAQSLIKNFEIEVPIEITGKFRKGDIRHNFADISKIKKLLGFEPKIDFSKGMKKYVDWVKTQANPENNFEQSLAEMSAKGLYK is encoded by the coding sequence TTGAAAAATATATTAATTACTGGTGGTGCTGGTTTTATTGGTTCCAATTTGTCTCTGAAATTAATAGAGAAAGGTTATAACATCACAATTGTAGATAGTCTTTTGCCACAAATACATGGAGAACAACCAGAAATTAGTTCGCCATTGTATGTGTCTATCAAGAATAAAGTGAATTTTATCCATGCTGATGTAGCAATCGTAGATGATAGTTTTTGGCTAGATGTGCTAAAAAATCAAGATATTATTGTGCATTTTGCTGCTGAAACGGGCACAGGACAAAGTATGTATCAGTTGAATAGATACAACCAAACAAATGTGATGGGCACCAGCAAATTACTTCAAGCGCTGCAAAATAAAAACCATCAAATACAAAAAGTGGTGGTGGCTTCATCAAGAGCTGTGTATGGTGAAGGAAAATATTTTTCTGAATCTATACAACAATTTGTGTATCCAAAGCACCGCGCTGAAATTGATATGCTACATGGTGATTTTGAATGTAAATGCCCAATAACTAATCAATCAGTAACACTTTGTGCAACGACAGAAGATAGCATGATACAACCTAATTCTATCTATGGTTTGAATAAATATGAGCAAGAAAAATCAATAGAAATTATTTGTTCATCAATGGATATTCCTTTTGTGGCTTTTAGATATCAGAATGTATACGGTGTTGGTCAATCGTTGAGTAATCCATACACAGGAATTTTGGCAGTTTTTTCTAATAGAATTAGAGCCAATCAGCCAATTTTAATTTTTGAAGATGGACAAGAAAGTAGAGATTTTGTATATATTGATGATGTGGTAGATGCTACGATATTAGGTATTGAAAGTGACAGTGCAAACAATCAAGTTTTTAATGTAGGTAATGGTGTGGCAACTTCTGTGATAGATGTAGCTCAAAGTCTGATTAAGAATTTTGAAATTGAAGTGCCAATAGAAATTACTGGAAAATTTAGGAAAGGTGATATAAGACATAATTTCGCAGATATCAGTAAAATAAAAAAACTACTTGGATTTGAACCTAAAATTGATTTTAGCAAAGGCATGAAAAAATATGTAGATTGGGTAAAAACACAAGCTAATCCTGAAAATAATTTTGAGCAATCTTTGGCAGAAATGAGCGCCAAAGGTTTGTATAAATAA
- a CDS encoding peptidylprolyl isomerase: MEAPEIKKAPENTYVLIETTMGNIKLKLYNETPLHKENFIKIVKDGVLDSTLFHRVIPEFMIQGGDPQSKNAVPGQRLGMGGLPYKVPAEFSKDIIHKKGALAAARDGNPQKASSSTQFYIVVGKKFNDVELNTLGSRTSNSWTDEQRKVYTEIGGTPMLDMQYTVFGETVEGLDIVEKIVNAPRDPYDRPTTDIRMLKVSIIEE, encoded by the coding sequence ATGGAAGCACCAGAAATAAAAAAAGCACCAGAGAACACTTATGTACTTATAGAAACAACAATGGGCAACATCAAATTGAAATTATACAATGAAACACCATTGCACAAAGAAAACTTTATAAAAATAGTAAAAGACGGCGTTTTAGATAGCACACTATTTCATAGAGTAATTCCTGAATTTATGATACAAGGTGGCGACCCACAATCTAAAAATGCTGTGCCAGGACAAAGATTAGGCATGGGTGGCTTACCATACAAAGTACCAGCAGAATTTAGCAAAGACATCATTCACAAAAAAGGTGCGTTGGCAGCTGCAAGAGATGGAAATCCACAAAAAGCATCATCGAGTACACAATTTTACATTGTAGTAGGTAAAAAATTTAATGACGTAGAATTAAATACTTTAGGTAGCAGAACAAGCAACTCTTGGACTGATGAACAAAGAAAAGTGTATACTGAAATAGGTGGCACACCAATGTTAGACATGCAATACACAGTATTTGGAGAAACAGTAGAAGGCTTGGATATTGTAGAAAAGATTGTCAATGCGCCACGTGACCCATACGATAGACCAACTACAGACATAAGAATGCTTAAAGTAAGCATTATAGAAGAATAA
- a CDS encoding aspartate aminotransferase family protein, translating to MPTQRQLFLQHVAQTSEQPLGIEVAKANGIYIYDTAGKKYIDLIAGISVSNLGHCHPNVVSAIQEQAQTYMHTMVYGEYIQAPQVALANFLTQLLPNTLNNVYFTNSGTEATEGAMKLAKRYTGKYEIMSCYNSYHGSTQGALSLIGDEYFSAAFRPLLPNTKKIRYNNIDDLNLITEKTAAIFMEPVQAESGITVPDKMYMQALRKKCDETKTLLVIDEIQTGCGRTGTFFAFEQLDIIPDILLLAKGLGGGMPIGCFIANKNIMHSLTHEPVLGHITTFGGNAVCCAAALACVQTIEQEKLYRLANEKANLFLELLQHHAINKITHSGLMMAVHLDNFDNLQKVIQHCLNNGLITDWFLFANNCMRIAPPLIITEAEIRVSCGIILDALNNVY from the coding sequence ATGCCAACACAACGCCAGCTATTTCTACAACATGTTGCTCAAACATCAGAGCAACCTTTGGGTATTGAAGTAGCAAAAGCCAATGGTATATACATCTATGACACAGCTGGAAAAAAATATATTGATTTAATTGCTGGTATTTCGGTAAGCAATTTAGGACATTGCCACCCAAACGTAGTCAGTGCTATTCAAGAGCAAGCACAAACCTATATGCATACTATGGTCTATGGCGAATACATACAAGCACCACAAGTGGCATTGGCAAATTTTCTTACGCAACTGTTGCCTAATACATTAAACAATGTGTACTTTACAAATAGTGGTACAGAAGCTACTGAAGGTGCTATGAAATTAGCCAAAAGATATACTGGAAAGTATGAGATAATGTCTTGCTACAATAGCTATCATGGTAGTACACAAGGTGCTTTATCGTTGATTGGCGATGAATATTTTAGCGCAGCATTCAGACCATTATTACCCAATACAAAAAAAATAAGATACAATAATATTGATGACTTAAATCTGATTACAGAAAAAACTGCAGCAATATTTATGGAACCTGTCCAGGCTGAAAGTGGAATAACTGTACCAGATAAAATGTATATGCAAGCACTAAGGAAAAAGTGCGATGAAACAAAAACATTATTAGTTATTGATGAGATACAAACTGGTTGTGGTCGCACAGGAACATTTTTTGCTTTTGAACAGTTAGATATTATTCCAGATATACTATTGCTTGCAAAAGGCTTAGGTGGTGGCATGCCAATTGGATGTTTTATTGCTAATAAAAATATCATGCATAGTTTGACACATGAGCCTGTTCTTGGACATATTACTACATTTGGTGGAAATGCCGTTTGTTGTGCTGCTGCATTGGCATGCGTACAAACGATAGAGCAAGAAAAACTATATCGTTTAGCGAATGAAAAAGCAAACTTATTTTTAGAATTATTGCAACACCATGCTATCAATAAGATAACACATTCTGGCTTGATGATGGCTGTACATTTAGATAACTTTGATAATTTACAGAAAGTAATTCAACATTGTTTGAATAATGGGTTGATAACTGACTGGTTTTTATTCGCCAATAATTGCATGAGAATTGCACCACCATTAATTATTACAGAAGCTGAAATTAGAGTAAGTTGTGGCATCATTTTAGATGCATTAAATAACGTATATTAG
- a CDS encoding AI-2E family transporter: MSNTFQDNFKQIVFFIIIICLSILLFIPLKVIFAGFLGAVTLYIINIGFLQKLNLKIKNIYVSSIIVLVVNVVVMIVPLILASIIIIPKLSGIINQSGEFITGIKKILHEVETRFSIEILSTKNFEKIPSIVSDTLPDILGSVSSFVLNIGTMFFILYFMLINSKNLGRSIKRLIPLKPTNINTITTETKSIIKSYAIGIPVISACQGVIASIGYCIFDVPDFIFWGFLTAIVAVIPFVGTSLIAVPMIAYLFSIGEINNGIGLSLYYVLLVMNVDNLLRLVLLKAFANIHPLVTMLGVIVGLKLFGFIGLIFGPLLVSYFILLIKIYNIEFSEIPRRS, from the coding sequence ATGAGTAATACTTTCCAAGATAACTTTAAGCAAATTGTTTTCTTTATCATAATTATATGTTTGTCTATTTTACTATTCATTCCACTTAAGGTCATCTTTGCAGGATTTTTAGGCGCAGTTACATTATATATAATCAATATCGGATTTCTACAAAAATTAAACCTAAAAATAAAAAATATATATGTATCAAGTATTATTGTGCTTGTTGTAAATGTTGTGGTAATGATTGTTCCTTTAATACTTGCATCAATAATTATAATACCAAAGTTGAGTGGAATTATCAATCAATCAGGAGAATTTATTACAGGTATCAAAAAAATATTACACGAAGTTGAAACAAGATTCTCAATTGAGATTCTATCAACAAAGAATTTTGAGAAAATCCCAAGCATAGTTTCAGATACACTTCCAGATATTTTAGGCAGTGTAAGTTCCTTTGTATTAAACATTGGAACCATGTTTTTTATATTATATTTTATGTTAATTAACTCAAAAAATTTAGGCAGAAGCATAAAAAGACTAATACCATTAAAACCAACAAATATTAATACAATTACAACTGAAACAAAGAGCATCATCAAATCATATGCAATTGGTATTCCAGTTATTTCAGCATGTCAAGGTGTTATTGCATCTATTGGTTATTGTATTTTCGATGTACCAGATTTCATTTTTTGGGGTTTTCTTACTGCAATTGTTGCCGTTATTCCATTTGTAGGTACATCATTAATTGCAGTACCAATGATTGCTTATCTATTTTCAATTGGTGAAATAAATAATGGAATTGGACTATCACTATATTATGTATTATTAGTAATGAACGTAGATAATCTATTGCGATTGGTTTTGCTCAAAGCATTTGCCAATATACATCCATTGGTTACCATGCTTGGCGTTATTGTTGGTCTTAAATTATTCGGATTTATTGGACTAATTTTTGGCCCATTATTAGTATCGTACTTTATTCTACTAATAAAAATTTATAATATTGAGTTTTCAGAAATTCCAAGAAGAAGTTAG
- a CDS encoding PIN domain-containing protein, whose protein sequence is MKKYLLDTNICIYFLNGKYNLIHKIEEVGIENCIVSEITIAELKYGVEKSTHKEKNKKILELFLLKFNIMPIFPALDLYAKEKVRLKTKGKTLDDFDLLIGTTAVYNELILVTKNITDFERIENINIEDWTI, encoded by the coding sequence TTGAAAAAATATTTATTAGATACAAATATTTGTATTTATTTCTTAAATGGGAAATACAATCTTATTCATAAAATAGAAGAAGTTGGAATAGAGAATTGCATTGTATCTGAAATTACAATTGCAGAATTAAAATATGGTGTAGAAAAGAGTACACATAAAGAAAAGAATAAGAAGATACTTGAACTTTTCTTATTAAAATTTAATATAATGCCAATTTTCCCTGCATTAGATTTATATGCAAAAGAGAAGGTGCGTTTAAAAACTAAAGGTAAGACCTTAGATGATTTTGACTTATTAATTGGCACAACTGCTGTATATAATGAATTGATTCTGGTAACAAAGAATATAACTGACTTTGAAAGAATAGAAAACATAAACATTGAAGATTGGACTATATAA
- a CDS encoding oligosaccharide flippase family protein, with protein sequence MFGIDRSVQNKLHESEYGIYFAVFNFTYLFQILLDFGLQNYNARNVATDVRKLNDLLPNILLFKTILFVLYIIACVSFAYPLGYTNFSFLYVIIINHFLLSFIIYLRSNVSAHQYFVTDSLLSVLDKLLMIFFCALLIWGKTNIELTILNFTLAQLFAYAITFIICLIISLRLGDKLKFTISIDKLFSIIKTSAPYAIAYFLMTTYYRIDGVMLEQMSGRTETGIYAQGYRIIESINNIGYLFSVILLPIFSYYIAQYKNLKEILFPSLNIILVIIVAVVGLFYFQADDIMKLLYHSNQAYSAKVFSWLILNFIPIGLLYVLGTLLTAKESFRVMLPTLAIAVLLNIIFNYVLIKKSGAVGAAQATLFTQLFVLFVYSIYIFKNLALKINYIKVIKMMLFIALSIFSILYLNYKFNDPSFFSIALRSSFYLVIVGISAIIFGIINKDLLTLETGIR encoded by the coding sequence GTGTTTGGTATCGACAGAAGCGTTCAAAATAAATTACACGAAAGTGAGTATGGAATTTATTTTGCTGTATTTAATTTTACCTATCTTTTTCAGATTTTATTAGATTTTGGTTTGCAAAATTACAATGCAAGAAATGTTGCTACTGATGTGCGTAAACTCAATGATTTGTTGCCAAATATCTTATTATTCAAAACTATTTTATTTGTTTTATACATCATAGCATGTGTTAGTTTTGCATATCCATTAGGCTATACAAACTTTTCATTTTTGTATGTTATTATCATCAATCATTTTTTATTGTCGTTTATAATATACCTTCGTTCTAATGTATCTGCGCATCAATATTTTGTTACTGATAGTTTATTATCTGTGTTAGATAAATTATTGATGATATTCTTTTGTGCTTTATTAATTTGGGGCAAAACGAATATAGAACTTACCATTCTAAATTTTACATTAGCTCAGTTATTTGCATATGCCATTACATTTATTATATGCTTAATTATTTCGCTACGCTTAGGTGATAAATTAAAATTCACAATTTCTATAGACAAATTATTCTCTATAATTAAAACAAGTGCACCATATGCTATTGCTTATTTCTTAATGACAACATACTATAGAATTGATGGTGTAATGCTTGAGCAAATGAGTGGTAGAACTGAAACTGGAATTTATGCTCAAGGTTATCGTATTATTGAATCTATTAATAATATTGGCTATTTGTTTAGTGTAATTTTACTTCCTATATTTTCATACTATATTGCTCAATATAAAAATTTGAAAGAAATTCTGTTTCCTTCATTAAACATTATATTAGTCATTATAGTTGCTGTTGTTGGTTTGTTTTATTTTCAGGCTGATGATATTATGAAGTTATTATACCATAGCAACCAAGCATATTCTGCAAAAGTATTTTCTTGGCTTATTCTAAATTTTATTCCTATTGGTTTGTTGTATGTTTTAGGCACATTACTTACTGCAAAAGAAAGTTTTAGAGTAATGCTGCCAACACTTGCCATTGCTGTATTACTCAATATTATTTTTAATTATGTATTGATTAAAAAGTCTGGTGCTGTTGGTGCTGCACAAGCTACACTCTTCACTCAACTGTTTGTATTGTTTGTTTACAGTATTTATATATTTAAAAACTTAGCACTAAAAATTAATTATATAAAAGTAATTAAAATGATGTTATTTATTGCATTATCAATATTTTCGATATTGTACTTGAATTATAAATTTAATGATCCTTCATTTTTTAGCATTGCTTTAAGAAGCTCATTTTATTTGGTTATTGTAGGCATTAGCGCCATAATTTTTGGAATAATTAATAAAGATTTACTTACGCTAGAAACAGGCATTCGCTAA
- a CDS encoding CHAT domain-containing protein, giving the protein MIKNDLFENILSKLQVYQLQFYKNKYSNQYWDNVLDTLKQKINVLRKENNFYFGEKSSLNKADIISKVCLFATELTFNLFQNSYKKKYIDDAFFFIEYNKANALLQKQEFVTNKQIDKNSLKILNDILNKTSELNQLDKNLASNKKKYANLEHELIQLKEKYELIQQKNETKSEKINQNISIAKLQQKLKRDEVYITYLENEAAIFRIAVSKNDMLFSKLIDKQKINKYVTELNNSIQSKNVNTKLAQLLYDVILPNKIIEDKKQIIFSADGFLHQLPFDVLQNKEKKYLIENYSTKYTFSSNIYFNEYNTHKFIYNNNVLAIAPEYDNTKYATLQNVEEINAIKKYFTTKPLLKQDATKNNYYKFAKAYRNIHLAAHTYIDSIVPLQSSIVLYDAKSADKCCYLNLEDLMRNQICADLVVLSACDGSFGKQNKGEGVLNFAWAIHYAGANNVLISQWKAADKATQTLMQKFYERLSKNIPISDALQQTKLDYMKNADAIGREPYYWSNFIVYATMNTYKFNFRYLYFALSLLLIVFIIIYIVKTKRK; this is encoded by the coding sequence ATGATAAAAAATGATTTGTTTGAAAATATATTATCAAAGCTACAAGTGTATCAATTGCAGTTTTACAAAAACAAATATTCAAATCAATATTGGGACAATGTTTTAGATACTTTGAAACAAAAAATAAATGTATTAAGAAAAGAAAATAATTTCTATTTCGGAGAGAAGTCATCATTGAATAAAGCTGATATTATTTCAAAGGTTTGTCTTTTTGCAACTGAGTTGACATTCAATTTATTTCAAAACAGTTATAAGAAAAAATACATAGATGACGCATTCTTTTTTATAGAATACAATAAAGCAAACGCACTATTGCAAAAACAAGAATTTGTTACAAACAAACAGATTGATAAGAATAGTTTAAAAATACTAAATGATATTTTGAATAAAACAAGCGAACTAAATCAATTGGATAAGAACTTAGCATCAAATAAAAAGAAGTATGCAAACTTGGAACATGAACTAATTCAACTAAAAGAAAAGTATGAACTAATACAACAAAAGAATGAAACAAAATCAGAAAAAATAAATCAAAATATTTCTATAGCCAAATTACAGCAAAAACTAAAACGCGATGAAGTGTATATCACATATTTAGAGAACGAAGCAGCAATTTTTAGAATTGCAGTAAGCAAAAATGATATGTTGTTTTCTAAATTAATTGATAAACAAAAAATTAATAAGTATGTAACAGAATTAAACAATAGCATACAATCTAAGAATGTAAATACAAAACTTGCACAACTATTGTATGACGTAATTCTGCCAAATAAAATCATAGAAGACAAAAAACAAATTATTTTTTCTGCTGATGGCTTTCTACATCAACTACCATTTGATGTATTGCAGAATAAAGAAAAAAAATACTTGATAGAAAACTACAGCACAAAATATACATTCTCATCAAACATATATTTTAATGAATATAATACACATAAGTTTATTTACAATAATAATGTATTGGCTATTGCACCGGAATATGATAATACGAAATATGCAACATTACAGAATGTTGAGGAAATAAATGCAATTAAAAAATATTTTACCACCAAGCCATTGTTGAAACAAGATGCAACAAAGAACAATTATTACAAGTTTGCAAAAGCATACAGAAACATACATTTAGCTGCACATACTTATATAGATAGTATTGTGCCATTGCAATCTTCTATTGTATTGTACGATGCTAAAAGCGCAGATAAGTGTTGTTATCTTAATTTAGAAGATTTAATGAGAAATCAAATTTGTGCAGATTTGGTTGTGCTAAGTGCATGTGATGGTAGTTTTGGAAAACAAAATAAAGGTGAAGGTGTACTTAATTTTGCTTGGGCAATTCATTATGCTGGCGCAAATAATGTATTAATATCACAGTGGAAAGCAGCAGATAAAGCAACACAAACTTTGATGCAGAAATTTTATGAGAGATTGAGTAAGAATATTCCGATTTCTGATGCATTGCAACAAACAAAGCTAGACTATATGAAAAACGCAGACGCAATTGGAAGAGAACCATATTATTGGTCGAATTTTATTGTATATGCCACCATGAATACTTATAAATTTAATTTCAGATATTTATATTTCGCTTTATCTTTACTGTTGATAGTGTTTATTATAATTTACATTGTCAAAACTAAACGTAAATAA
- a CDS encoding tetratricopeptide repeat protein produces the protein MLYSSDNLQQAQEWIETERYKEALDAYATMSPSAGRDLGILICKFELKKYDNIESEIKTLIDNVNKSEPHLYVAAQMLYAKYLVNTSRYEDALKIINKIKTNDNYYLGEKYNLLALMEMNENKFELSNQYYAQALKYLSISKERKYVIKKGLVYNNKAASYFYQSDFDNAEQWYQKALHEYEKFPTACRAKIAKTNYNLAIILYEKNQNYESLKLLEKALAIYKSVYGEQHSTVAECYGMLGSVYLYFNQLDKAIDYFNKDRNICINIYGEQNLNVAFSYLDCGMVYNQLKDYQLAKQNLEKSLSIRRAFLDENHEDIVENYLELINAYIGLNDINQAKVLCNKVLSIEQKLQENVSIRKAEVYMYLGMISKNEKKYTEAINYIKKSDALFIQLLGKNHKYHNTLYLLLSEIEFEQENISQAINYAVASFPYDKK, from the coding sequence TTGCTATATTCATCAGACAACTTACAGCAAGCACAAGAATGGATAGAAACAGAAAGATATAAAGAAGCATTAGATGCATACGCTACAATGAGCCCAAGTGCAGGAAGAGATCTAGGTATTTTAATTTGTAAATTTGAATTAAAGAAATATGATAATATAGAATCAGAAATTAAGACGCTTATAGATAACGTAAATAAATCTGAACCACATCTATATGTTGCGGCACAAATGTTATATGCAAAATATTTGGTAAATACATCAAGGTATGAAGATGCATTGAAAATTATCAATAAAATTAAAACTAATGATAATTATTATTTAGGTGAGAAGTATAATTTACTTGCATTAATGGAAATGAATGAAAATAAATTTGAACTTTCTAATCAATATTATGCTCAAGCTCTAAAATATTTATCTATATCAAAAGAAAGAAAATATGTGATAAAAAAAGGCCTTGTATATAACAACAAAGCTGCAAGTTATTTTTATCAATCAGATTTTGACAATGCTGAGCAATGGTACCAAAAAGCATTACATGAGTATGAGAAATTTCCGACAGCATGCAGAGCAAAAATTGCAAAGACAAACTATAATCTAGCTATTATTTTGTATGAAAAAAATCAAAATTATGAGTCATTAAAACTATTAGAGAAAGCATTGGCTATATATAAATCAGTGTATGGTGAGCAGCATTCAACTGTAGCAGAATGTTATGGAATGTTGGGTAGTGTTTATTTATATTTTAATCAATTGGATAAGGCAATTGATTATTTTAATAAAGACAGAAATATTTGTATTAATATCTATGGTGAGCAAAATTTGAACGTAGCATTTTCGTACTTAGATTGTGGAATGGTCTATAATCAATTAAAAGATTATCAATTAGCAAAACAAAATTTAGAAAAATCTTTGTCTATACGAAGAGCTTTTTTAGATGAAAATCATGAAGATATTGTAGAAAACTATCTTGAATTAATCAACGCATATATTGGCTTGAATGATATAAATCAAGCAAAAGTATTGTGTAATAAAGTACTAAGTATTGAACAGAAACTACAAGAAAACGTATCTATTCGCAAGGCAGAAGTGTATATGTATTTAGGTATGATATCTAAAAATGAAAAAAAATACACAGAAGCAATTAATTATATCAAAAAGTCTGATGCTTTATTTATACAATTACTTGGAAAAAATCACAAATACCATAACACACTATATTTATTGCTTTCAGAAATTGAATTTGAACAAGAAAATATAAGTCAAGCTATAAACTATGCAGTTGCTTCATTTCCATATGATAAAAAATGA